The genomic interval GGAAGTTTGTTGTGTCGAGCGCTACCTGTAGGTATGGTGGTTTTGAGAGCCTTGTTATCCGGTTACCCATTATTGGATGGCCTCCAATGTCTTTTTCTTTTATAACTTCATTGGGGGTGGGTTCTTCGTTCAATGCTCTTTTTATTGCTAGTTTAGTTGCCCCGTAATTGTATCTATAGATTTTTTGGAAATCTGTTGCTTCTGGATGTATGAATACACTTGTTATGATTACTTTTTCTTCTGCGGTTTCAGGGTCGATTATTCCTTCTTCAAGTGAGTCTGCAACTGCTTTTGATACAGCTTCTTGTGCTGGACCGAATATTTTTTCTGTGTCCTCCATTCCTTGTATCGTTACTTTTGGAACGATCAAGGTTGAGGGTTTTGTAGGTAGGTTTGGTTTTATGACTCCTAGCAGGGGTGTGTGTCCCTGTGATAGGTTTGTTAATCCGTTTAGGAATGCTTGGCCTGCTGGCCCTGATTTATCTCCAATCACTAAATCGATGTGCGCTAACTCTGGTTCTTCTCCTATAAGAGCTTCTCCAACTTTGAACATTAAAAAATCACCGTATTAAAAAATCTTTTTTATATGATTTAGTTTAAAACTATAATATTCCATCCCTTAAAAACACAAAAACAATCTGTTTATCTTTTTACTGGTTGTTTTGTTGTTTGTTTTTTAGTTGGTTTTTTGGTTTAGGTGTTTGGTAGTGTTTTTTTGGCCAGTATGAATCCTATTGTTCCTATTAGTAGTATGGTTGCTGTTATCAGGAAGAATGTGTCGAATTGGTATGCGCTGGCTATGGCTCCGAGTGCTATTGAGCCTATTGCTATTCCCATGTCGAAGCTTGAGTTTATTAGTGCGCTTGCTTTTCCTCGTTCTAGTGGGTTTACTGTTTCTACTGAAAGGGCGAGTAGGGTTGTGTATGCTGCTCCGAATCCGATTCCGAATACGATTCCTGCTATGTAGAATCCGGTTTCGTTTGTTGTGATGCCTATTATTGTTATTCCTATTACGGATACAACCATCATTGGGGCTGTTAGTAAGCTGATTCCTTTTTTGTCTGCGTACCTGCCTACGGGGACGCGTACTATTAATGCGGCTGCTGCGTATATTGTGAAGAATAATCCGATTGTGAATTCTGTGTATCCTAGTCGGTTTGCGTATACTGGGAAGAAAGCTGTTACCGCTCCATATGCTGTTGTAAGTGCTAGGACTCCAATAACTGCTGATGTGACGTTGCTGTCTTTCAATACGTCTATGAATGTTGCGGTTGTGGTTCCGTCTATATCGCTTTCTGTAACCATTAACACTAGTATTAGTGATATGACTGCGAACATTGAGGCTATGTAGAATGCTTCGTTGTATCCGGTTAGGTCGACTAGGAAGCCTGCTATTCCGGGACCCAGTATCAT from Methanonatronarchaeum thermophilum carries:
- a CDS encoding MFS transporter, which translates into the protein MKARKILTTEYLTLLTAVFMFFVSFFAIVPIISLYAEILGAGELMIGVIVGIFAFSAVLSRIPFGRYADNVARKPLLIIGALIFIISPILYTLTESLLTLALIRILHGVGIGGFSVASMSMAVDMVPKKRLGEAMGLFGVPVMLGMILGPGIAGFLVDLTGYNEAFYIASMFAVISLILVLMVTESDIDGTTTATFIDVLKDSNVTSAVIGVLALTTAYGAVTAFFPVYANRLGYTEFTIGLFFTIYAAAALIVRVPVGRYADKKGISLLTAPMMVVSVIGITIIGITTNETGFYIAGIVFGIGFGAAYTTLLALSVETVNPLERGKASALINSSFDMGIAIGSIALGAIASAYQFDTFFLITATILLIGTIGFILAKKTLPNT